A stretch of DNA from Lycium ferocissimum isolate CSIRO_LF1 chromosome 4, AGI_CSIRO_Lferr_CH_V1, whole genome shotgun sequence:
tttcttagaaGATTAAAACTCAATTAATTGAGATCATGTCAAGATTAACACCTCCTGGCAGAAAATTTTCTGTTCAacgtgaaattttttttgtagtataaattcactttttataAGTTCGATTTTTCCGGGCCACAGATATTACATAACCATATTTTAGGAGATAGCATATGTGACAGTATTTTGCcatttttttcttataataatctTTTGTCATGTTGACCCTTCAGATGTGAGGGACCAAAGAAACAACACCTGGCAAATCTAAAGGGCACTGCTGATTTGCAAAAGGTAAAGATGTGGAGGGAGGGTCTTACTCAATCAGCAAGTACATCAGGATGGGATGTGCTAAATACAGCTAATGAGTAAGTTGAAAGCTAAATTATTCGTTCTTCGATGGACTTGCTCTGCAacttttttattcatttctgaAATAGATTGATTTATTCGATAATTCGGCGTTGGCACATGGTCAATGTGATCAAAAGAATTCAATAGTAGGTGCAAATCGTGTTCTTCATTTACTTCAATGAagatgtctcttttaaaaaaaatcaagaatgaGGATGTCACTTAGGGAATATAAAGTTAGTATTGAATCTGTGTGGATATGCTTATACGCATAGCTGAATTATGCCAATTGCAAAATATGACTAGAGCAAGACATCACTAAGTAATAAACATTGTGAGAAATACTACCTCCGCCCATTTTTACTATTAGACGACTTCGATACGCCTATTGGGCGAGCCCAAAAAACCAAACTATCAGTTTTACTATATCGCCCCTAATTATTGCTAAGTAACCTAATGATTGAAATTGataaaacatactttaaaagttgtgtAGCCAGTAAGAATTCCATGAACTTGCCaacccaataattaataataagggtaaaataggtatgaaatAGTAAATTATCTTTTGGTTTTCCTAACCGAGAAAAAGTTTAAATCgataactatttttaaaaaaaaacggaGAATAATTTTCCCCAACAACTTGAATACATGAAAGCAGAGAGTCCTACAGAGTCTATTTTTGGTGTTTAGTCCCTTCATAACAACCCTTTTGTTTTGTAATACAGACTCTCATCAGATACTTGTAAATCTCTCTTGCCTcaagtttcttttttcttgtaatgtCTAAAATGTTTAACTCTTTTTATTCATCATAGGAATGAAAGGAATACACTGAGCTAACGGTCTATCAGATTTTTAATAGTCTAGACCATCCAGTTCCAGCCGTTCGAAAACTATAGGGATTGTATGTACATGTCAATATCCTTATTCCTAAAGGTGCCATTAAGTTGTTTTGATATTCAGATTCAACAGTGTCAAGCTACTTTGCTTTCTCATTTGAATTACTTGTGATTCTAAGGACACCCCAATAGGTAAAAAGCTATAATTCAAATTGCATTGTGAGTTCCATTTCCAACGTCCTCTAGCAAAAAGGAAACATGATGTTGCATCatatattatactaaaagtgggaagctctTACCTTTAAAGTTGGATTACAATTTTGCCCCTacaataaaatagtaaaacatCTAATTAAATATTAGATAGTAATATTTTAGTTACATGAAGATTGATTACACGTttattagtagtaattccaGCAATTTGTCTTTTGTCATGTTCAAAGAATATGGAGAAGCTAAGGAGTTGCAAAAAGTAATTTAATATTGACCAAATTCATATGATTGTATATGAATGGTCATTTCTTcattaattatgaattaaaATTTCTAAGAACATGTAGGATTAATTGGATAAATTGTGTCAACTTCAGATAATTTCATGGGGGttttatcatatcatcatactaTTCTAAGTTCTCAATGTGGAAAAATCCTAAGTTGAAAAGTTGAATTATCAAAATGTCCACTGAAATTGAGGGACGCTTTTACCCTTTAGTCATGAACTATTCCTTCATTACTCACGAAGAAAATTGTAAAAACACTTCTTAAAAAAATACcattaaattatatttaattctTATTAATTATCATAGAAATTGCAGtcaactttaaaattttaaccgGATTCAATGAAAGCATTTAATCTGGCACATGTTTAAATAATTACGTTGCTGTCAAAGAACTTAAAGGCCAAAGGCCATAGGCCATAATCAATACAGAAATTGGACatcaaatgaaaaataaataaatgtccTTGTATgttatgttaatttttttttttttttttttttttttttttttttaattaattaccatcctcatattttcttgaattgtccattctttcttaaaaaataaaataaaaatccatTCACCCGAATTTTAAAAAACGTTTATGACAATCAATGCACTTGAtactaatttattataataCTTTCACTCTTTCTATTAAATTACTCATAAGTTACAAATTGTATTGCTTCCTATAAATACTAAAGCATGATACATCATTGCATACTAAAGTTACCTTTTCTCTCCTCATTCTAAACTCTCTGCATGTAAggttttctctcctttttttttttttgtgcctttttacgttgttggtattttttctCTATTACACAATTTATCTATTGTATTTTCATCTTTGACTCTTCTCTAACTAATCCTATGGTGAGCTTTTTGATGTAATGATTAATCGAGTTTGTCTTTAAAAATACagtttttttgtattttaaaatgtgAACAAAAATACGTGTAGGTTGAGTCGGAAGGTAAATCATACAAGACagtgaaaaattataaaatgaaGGTAAGTATCTTTTGAGGTATTTTTTTATGCATGCTGTGGTAAAatctcttttatttcctttgttatgtttgttcttaaatgattttGACTTTCTGGTAGGTCATGGCAGCATAATACGGAAATAAATTAACTTTTGTAGAGcttggaaagaaaaagaacatgtgtatatattgtcACTCTTTTCGTATGTTGCAGGCTTATAATTATAATAGTAAATCAAataattttctcttttgttAGAGATAAATTGACTATTTTAGGTTGTAGGGGGTGATTGTACTATATTACTACATTGGATTTCATCTATTtacaaaaaaaagagagagaattgAGAAAGTATAATTATCTCTACATGCTCACAAAACAAATGACTAAGTTGAAAAAATGTGATTATTTATCTCATCACAAAATCATCGATATTGCTAACCTTTCATATCCCTTATCGTAAATCATTAATATGAATTACTTAATTTCTTCAATGATACTAATTTGCATCATTGAATATAATGGAGAATGAAGATTGATTTCAAGTATATTAAATCATATTTTCTCGAAACCAATTAGGAATTCTTAAATTTTCGAAATCATTTCTTATCCTTTCGGTTGGTAGTACGTCAGTCGGATTTTTCTAGGTTGGAAATAGGGAAATGTGGTAGAATGAAGATAGACCTACAGTTATAGATAGTGAGTTCCTAGGTTGAAAAATATGGAAGTGTGATGAATTGAAGCTTCAAACATCTAAAGCAAAACACACTATTGTACTACTAATACATACTTTTTTAtacaatatttaaaattattaacttaaaatacacgtgcaacgcacgtgtccAGCACTAATCTAACACAAAATGATAAAAGAGAACTTCATCTATTGATAAATAGGAGATTGACAAGCTCTTGGAATTGCTTTTTTCTCTTCcgctccttcatttttcatacatttgttgcaaacttttaattaaggaGCTTGAATCTCAATTTTTTATTTGGTGGAGAATTTGAGGTTGTTTGAGTTGAAATATGAGCTATGAtttgaaagaagaagatgaattttCTGCATATATAACAATGTATTCCCGTTTATTCCTTGTGTATCTCCTGTATATCTCTGTTAGAAAATTTTCAACTCGATCTTAAATAGATTATTGACTCCAAACACTTCCAATCTTCCTCAGAATTTGTATATTGCACGTCTCTGTGTCTTTTAACAAATCCAACTATACCAATTAAAAAACAtcattttcaaatgttgtatatcATTAGTAATTTTTTAGTGGCAAAATGgttaaatgataaaaatggttTTTAAACTTTTTGTACCGTTCTTATTAACTAACAGAAAATTGttttaccaaaaaaattaattaattaatacaagAAATTGCCACATGTTTATCCTTTTATTCATTTCGTCCCAAACACTTGTCATTTTTCTTCTCGAGATCACACTAAATgaattttgatcaatattttaaaatctattttctTACCATaatgatataaaaaaattgcaacttatGATAATGCTcctataatttttaaaaatttaaattttaaatatattaaattaatctaatttaatttagctCTAAAAATTAGTTAAATGAACTTTCAAAAAACAAAGCTAGTACGtaatttgggacggagggagttaTAGTTTAGTCCGCCTCCATTTTctcttcataaaaaaaatatattttccatccctttttcttttctctttgtttttctcctctctttctttttctttttggtaaaCCATTTTTCCTTTGCCCCTTTTTAATTCTTAGCAGCCATTATAATTACACATCTTTTACCGCGCAAAGTGCAAAGCTTCCTTAATTTCGAGGTTACAAAAGGCAGCCTATACAAATTTCCCCCTAATTTGTTATTACCCATCATTAAGTACAAATTCACCCTTTTTTCTAAATGCAAGTTAAGCAACATAAAAGAGATGGTAAATCATAAGAATCAATTGGCAAAATTCTACTAGATACGTCAAAGATGTCTGTTGCATTAGGATAGGAATTGTATTACAGGGACTAAAACTAGAATAAATCAAAAGGACTAAAACTATTATTTGCCCCAaacgaaaaataaaaaataggggTAAAGTTGACCCATCGGGTCTTCTGCGTTTACTTTCACTCAATAGATAAATGATTGTCAGAGAGTTCACTTTCCTGGAGATTTCCAAATTGCAACATCTTCTTCTTTCACATATTTTCGCAGATAACCAACATTTCCCCATGGCTTCCCAAATTCAATCTGTCaaaagatggaaatatgatgCATTCCTGAATTTTAGACAGGAAGACTTCGAGGGAAGCTTTGTTACCGATCTTTACAAACGTTTGGAAGACATGAGAATCCATGCATTCAAACACGATGGAAAACAATCTTCAACAGAAATCTTAGAAGCCATCAAGGAATCAAGAATTGCCATTACTATATTCTCCAGGAACTATGCTGAATCCAGCTGGTGCTTGGAAGAACTTACGATTTTGAATGGAATACGTTTGATAACGATGGATATGGAAATTCTTGCTCTTCTATAAAGTTGAACCATCATATGTATTGCAGCAAATAGGCACCTTTCCAGCCACTATTGATTGgaaaataatgttggatatctattctttgtTTTACAATTGGTTTAGAGATTAAAAGTAGATTGTTACCCTCCCCAACTCCAACTTATCCATTGGTGAGTAGTAGCTCAAATAAATTAGTTCAGTTCGATAGCCTCTGAGTAGTGGCTTAGTGGTCAAAAAATTGGACGGACAACTTTGGAACCATAGTTCCAACTATAGCAGAGATGTCACTAGGTAGATGAATTCTTCTCCATCTGTGTTATTTTCTgatgaaacaccttaattatatagttgtgtCTTACTAGGATTAAAGacatatttgaagtaaaagatTATGTTTCGTATCAAGTCAGTTAGGaaaaaagcccaaaaaaatGAGCTTAGGTACGCTAGTCTCCAAATCTCACAattttttggtttgatttgtgTATAAATTTATGACCCAAACCgcaattaatttgatttgatattttaatttctttatttgttcttttagATGGCGCATCATTAACCCAACGAACTATTTTTGGTTAAATATTGGACACACACTTTACCTTTTCCTGGATCCCATTATCAccttaactttttaaaaatgaaataattacccccaactaaaagaaaaaaaaaatgaaaaaaaaaagaaaaacaaaaatgtatatgagtagggctgggcataaaaatgcgaaaacttatttttttttcttaaaaatctatattttcttaaaatatgaaaaattgaattgtttttgaaaaatatgaaaaatccgTTTTTTTAGAAATCTGGTTTTCcaaatttagtttaaaaaacgggttttccacattttaaaaaaataatttatttttcaaaatttttataaaattcagTCTTTTCACATTATGACAAGaaagacactttttttttaataatctatattttatttgaaaaacaaaagtgtcctaagaaaataaaatcacgaaaatcaagattttttaagacattttaaaaaaataatcaagttttccatattttaaaaaaatccatttttccatattttaaaaaaatccattttttcagttttgtttttaaaaaaaaatcaaattttcagatCTTTTAAATatgcatttttcatttttttttttaaatattctgtttttcatttttttttaaaaaaaataaaaattgacacgtaagtgaaaaaaattaaaaaaagaaaacaatagaTATACGTGTGGCAAGGAGAGTACAATAGATATACGTGTGGCAAGGAGAGTATATGTCaatctcctatatatatatatgagacatcAAGCTAAAACAGTGGTAATTATTTAgagatttttaaaaagtttagaGGGGTAATAGACTAAAAGAAGAAGGTAAAGTTGACCCATGGGGTCTTCTCCGTTTACTTCAGTCAACGGGTAATGATGCCTTATCCATCTTTTAGTACCAAAtaaattgttttctttctttattattattaaattgtGTGACcctctcatctaaaagcttaaactATTAGAGAAAACattagttaattatattttcaacaCGCCCCTCACGTGCAAGCCTGGTTCTTTTTTCATGGGTCAAGCACATGAAAATTCCTTTGGAATCAATGCGTTTTATTGGGGTGTGTCTATTAATTGAGAAATTAgaaggagaagagaagagaattTGAGAATTAGTTGCTTGGTTATCCCCTCAAGCTAATTGGATTATATAGCTGTTACAGAGAAtgtaaataatgaaagaaattaataaaaatgttaCACAATCTCCTAATTGCCTAATTATAGGGATTTGGGAATATTCCATATACATCTAATTATACGATATATTCTCATATCTTGCCATATCTATCTAATTATATACCATATTTGATGCTCCCCCTCACGCTGGAACGTCTAAGTCATATGCCCCTAGGTTGCCATATCTATCTAATTATATACCATATTCGACGCTCCCCCTCACGCTGGAGCGTATAAGTCATATGCCCCTAGGTTGCCACATATGTAGTCAATTCTGGATCGTCGGAGAAAATATCTGCCAATTGATCTTTTGAGTTGGCAAAACTCGTGGCGATGTATCCAAACTCAATCTTCTTTCGAATGAAGTGACAAGCTATCTCAATGTGTTTCATTCTTTCGTGAAACACGACATTAGAAGTGATATGTAGTGCAGCTTGGTTATCACAAATTAATTTTATCGGTTCAACTCCTCCCATCTTGAATTCCGGGAGAAGTTGTGTCAACCATATTTCTCGTGGTTTAATTTGGGCTGCATATCAGCCCGACTTTTTATGGGCTGAAATCGTTTGGGCTGAGCTAATAATTGGGCTGGTCAATGATCAGCCCAAACTTGAACGGGTTGGGCGGGTCATGCttttatgggctgattttgcCACCCCTAAGTGGGCCTACAATAAATCCAACTGTTATATTAGGAATATTTCAAGATCTCCGTTCTATTTTACCACCTCTTAACACCACTCAGCCAATTATGCTATTTTTTATCAGTAAAATTATGGATATGGCATTAAAGCCTTCTTTTTTATCAGTAATACAAAGGATATGTGCTATTGAAGGCTTTGGACCAAAACACCCTTTAGATGAACTCCCTGACTGGTATGGGGTGGGGACGGATGCGGATCCATGATTTGAATTTTATACGTTTAAGTTTGAGATTCTATCACAAGTATTTGATTTGCTGGGGTCAAAATCAATTATTTACATGGTATACTCAACTGTTACCTTCTCAAAAGAGAATACATGGTATACTCAATAAAGCAGGCATCTTCCTACATTCAATTTCTTTACTACTAATCTCTAGATTGGAATCCCTGCATTACGACTCCCTACATAACTTGTCTTTGAACCAAAAGACCCCTTAGTAATGATTCATATCTCATAAGCTAATAATTTATTTTACccatgtatatgtttgtattcAAGTCATGCCGCAAAACCACATGACCGGCATTTCAGACATTACCCGCACCAAGCGAACCAAttacatatcatatatctcGACCACATGCATATTCGAAAATTATGCATGAAACCACATCATTCAGATTAAATCCATTCGTTCATATAGGAATGCAAatattcaaaaataataaagttCCATTCATGCATGCCATATGAGTAACCATGAATATAATCTAAAAGAATaactgtctatgaaacctctacaCATGGAACGAAATAGTCAACCGAGACATATCTTAGTGATCCAAAAGAATAACTAACTATCCTCCATGAAAGCAAAATGGGCCTCACCAAAGGTCAACTGTGGAGTGTGGAGCTATCCCAATCCCCCTGCTCGTCATGAGTCACACCagtccttcaaataaaaaatGGGATGGTGACTGAAATGCCTAAGCTCCACATGCCTTATATTCATCATAGACTTTTTCTCCAAGAAGTAGGACAAGTATTGACGAAAGCATAAACAATGCAATACATTTGATATAAAACAGTAAACATTTATATTGAATCACAATTTCAATATTAGAATGAAAAGTCAAGTGAATTCATTTCAAAATCACCATTAACTCATAGGCTTCAAAACATAAACATTCAAGCTTATACATTAACCCGGAGTGCTATATAGACACCAACATCTGACTACTCacaccataacaacatcatcataacTGGCAAAGGGAGTGGGTAGTCCAGCAAATAAGGGGGACACAACGGGAAGAAACGTTTTGGGATTTCCAGAATTGGGAGGTGAATGAGTTTCAAAGGATGCTAGCTCTACTCCATCAGCTTTGTGAGCCAGTAGA
This window harbors:
- the LOC132053888 gene encoding TMV resistance protein N-like → MIVREFTFLEISKLQHLLLSHIFADNQHFPMASQIQSVKRWKYDAFLNFRQEDFEGSFVTDLYKRLEDMRIHAFKHDGKQSSTEILEAIKESRIAITIFSRNYAESSWCLEELTILNGIRLITMDMEILALL